In Mammaliicoccus sp. Marseille-Q6498, the genomic stretch CCTATCATGTCACCTGATTTGAGGTTATAATAAGTCATTTTGCATGTCCTCCACTTTTCCAACTAGACTTTGTTCATACTTCACTAATTCATTTCTAACTTCTTTATCAGTCATACCTATCATACGTGCAGCTAATATACCGGCGTTTTTTGCTCCAGCTTTACCTATTGCTGTTGTAGCAACCGGTATTCCACCTGGCATTTGAACGATAGATAATAAAGAATCTAAACCTTTTAAACTTTTAGATTCAATCGGGACACCAATTACTGGAACAGTAGTTAATGACGCAACCATACCTGGTAAATGTGCAGCACCACCAGCTCCGGCAATGATGATATCGATATTCTGATTAGTAGCGTTTTTTGCGAAATCAACCATTTCTAATGGTGTTCTATGAGCAGAAACGACCTTTTTTTCATATTGAATTTTAAAGTGCTCTAGCATATCACATGCTTCTTTCATGATGTTCCAATCTGACGAACTACCCATAATCACGGCCACTTTCATGTTGGTCACCCTTTCGATTAGTTGAAATACCTAAGATTTTTTGTGTATATTACTCATATAGCATAACAATTGAGCATGCTATTTTCAATCTAAAAACGAACATTTTATATATTTTTATTAAAATAGTTTGATTTATGTTCGTGTTAAAGGCATAATTTAACGTGCATACAAGTTAAAAGTTCGATTTATTATTTAGGAGGCATTTTTTATGGTAGCGAAAATTTTAGACGGCAAAGAAATTGCAAAAGATTACAGAGCAGGACTTCAGCGCGAAGTAGAAAGATTAAAAGAGCATAATATTGTTCCAAAATTATCAGTCATTCTTGTAGGAAATGATGGCGCGAGTCAAAGTTATGTTAATTCAAAAAAGAAAGCTGCTGAAAAAATTGGTATGATTTCTGAAATTGTACATATGGATGAAACGGCAACTGAAGAGGAAGTTTTAAATGAATTAGAACGATTAAACAATGATGATTCAGTTAGTGGCATATTGGTACAAGTACCTCTTCCAAAACAAGTATCAGAAGCAAAAGTGCTTGAAGCGATTAATCCAGCTAAAGACGTAGACGGATTTAATCCAATTAACATTGGTAGATTATATACAGGTGAACGTACATTTATTCCATGTACACCTTTAGGCATCATGGAAATTTTGAAACATGCTGATATAGACTTAAAAGGAAAAAATGTAGCAGTCATTGGTAGAAGTCACATTGTTGGTCAACCTGTTAGTAAACTTTTAACAGATAAAGACGCAACCGTAACTTTATTACATTCTAAATCGACGAACACTGAAGAAGTATTAAAACAGTCAGACGTTATCGTAAGTGCAGTTGGTAGAGTACATCTAGTAACAAAAGACTTAGTTAAACCTGGAGCAGTCATTGTTGATGTAGGTAACACACCAGGAGAAGATGGCAAACTTAAAGGCGACGTAGACTTTGAAGCAGTTAAAGAAGTTGCTGGCGCTATAACACCAGTACCAGGCGGAGTTGGCCCATTAACAATTACAATGGTACTGAACAATACATTATTAGCTGAAAAATGGAAGAACGGAATAGAATAGAAAGAAAAAGCCCTAAAACCTCTGATAAAATTCAGAGGTTTTAGGGCTTTTAAATTTATAAGTTTATGTTTTATACGTTCGTAATACTCATTTTAGGACCAAATGGCTCAAAATGAACTTCTGATTGATCAATATTTAGTTTACTTAACTCTTCAAGAATAGAATCCATAAATGACATACCACCACAAATATAGATGTCTGTATTTTCATTGATCCAATTTTCCAAATTATCTTTACCTAAATATCCGTGTTTTTCTTTTAAATGATACGTCACTTTCACGTTGTCATTTGCTTCATTGATTTCAGATACTTCTTTTTCAAATGGAACAGCTTGTTCTGATTCATTTACATGTACAAAATGTACTTTTCTACCTTTCTTACTTTCATCTTCTAACATTGCTAGCATTGGTGTAATACCTGCACCTGAAGATAATAGTAACAATTCTTTATCATCAGCTGATTCTACTTTAAAATCTCCAGATGGTGCTGATATCTCTAGCGTGTCACCTACTGAATAATTATTGTGTAATTCGTGTGATACGACACCTTTTTTCTCGCCTGTTCCTTCTTTTCTAACAGCAAATCTTAATTTACCATCTTGACTTACAGAATAAAGTGAGTAATGTCTTAATGCAGTATTTTCTTCATTTTCAGGGTTTATACGAACTGTGATGTATTGTCCTGCAATAAGTTCTGGTATATTAATTCCTTCTACAGGTTCAACTTCGAATGCTTTAATATTTGCACCTTGATCAACTTTATTTGTAATTTTAAATGATTTAAATCCATCCCAAGCAGCTTTTTCATACATAGCTTTTTCCATTTGGATGAATACACTCGCGATTTCTCCATATGCTTCTTCCCACGCTTGCATAATTTCATCAGTCGCTGCATCGCCAAGCACATCTTTAATTGCGATTAATAAGTACTTACCTACTATTGGATAGTGTTCTTCTTTCACTTGTAGCGCACGGTGTTTATGTGCAATTTGATTTACATTAGGAACGATTGCTTCTAGATGACCAATATGTTTCGCTGCAGCTAAAACTGTTTGAGCTAACGCTGTTTGTTGTTTACCTTGCTTTTGATTTGTTTTGTTAAAAATATTTAATAGTTCTGGATGAGCTTCAAACATTTTCTTATAAAATACTTTCGTGATTTCAGTACCATGTTGTTCAAGTACAGGTACAGTTTGTTTTACAATTTCTTTAGTTTGTTCTGATAACATCAGAATCCCCCTCTTAAAGATATATTTTAAATACATGTTTAATTGTAAATGATTTCACAATGTATGCCAATTAAATATAAGTTTGTTTGCAAATTTGTCATTTTTTAAAAATCAATCATTGTTCATAGTTCATAAAATTAAGTATAATAAATATATTATAAGGAGGACGGTCTATATGAAGCTTACTCAATATACGGACTATTCATTAAGAGTTCTCATGTATCTTGCTCAACAAAATAAGCAATCTCAAATAGAAGAAATTGCAAAATTTTATGGTATTTCAAAAAATCATCTCACTAAAGTTGTACATCAGCTCGTGAAATTAGATTATATAAAATCAACTAGAGGAAGAAATGGCGGCATCACATTAAACATAAGCGCAGAGGACATTAATATCGGGAAACTCGTACGAAAAACTGAAGAACATTTTGAACTTGTTGAATGCTTTAATATGAAAACAAATACTTGCCCTATTGCATTAAATTGTGGATTAAAAGGTGTACTTAATCATGCACTCAATGAATATTTAAAAACTTTAGATCAATATAATTTAAGTGATATCATCCCTAAAAATACACAAAAAGAAACACTTTTTACGCCTTAGCATTAATAAATCGGTCTAAAGGTCGATGTAATTGTGACAAGATTACGATAATCTGTTAATTAATAAGGCAATCAAGTAACAGTCATGTTATTCTTTCCTTATAAGCAAACAACAAAGGAGTACATAATTATGATGAACAAATTAATACAATCGTTAACAGTGTTAGGTGTTTCAGCAACATTAGTTACACCATCATTATCAGCGCAAGCTACAGGAAACAGTCTTCCACAACTTAAAGGTGTTGACGGAGATGTAGTTGAAAAAGGTGCTAACTACGATTCACTAAAAGGAATTAAAGCTTTTGATAAAGAAGATGGAGATTTAACAGATAAAATTAAAGTTACGGGCGATGTAGATACAAATAAATTAGGCAAATATAAAGTACAATATAAAGTAACAGATTCTGACGGCGCATATAGAACAAAATGGCATTATGTTTATGTCGTTAAAGAAGGTTCTTTAAATGGTACAAAAGATCAACCATCTAAAGACGCTAAAAAAGATAAAGCAGAAGTAGCATCTAATAAAACAACTTCTAAAAAAGACTTAGATGAAAACATGCCATTAATCACTGTCCCTACTAAAGATTTAGTATACCAAGGTGATAGTTTTGACCCAATGAAAGGCGTTAAAGCTTTAGATAAAAAAGACGGTGACATTACTAAAAAAGTATCTGTTAAAGGTAAAATAGACACTTCTAAAACTGGATTACAATATATTAGTTATCACGTGAAAGATTCAGATGGTTACTATTACACATATAAACGCGGTGTTTATGTAAACGCTGCTGAACTTGCTCCAAAACCCGAATTAACTGGTGTTAAAGACATAACCGTTAATAAAGGCGAAAAATTCGATATATTAAAAGATGTCAAAGCTAAAGACAAATCAGGAAAAGATTTAACTTCTGATATAGCGACAAGCGGTGAAGTAAACACTAATAAACCTGGTAAATATAAAGTTGGATATGCCGTTGCAGATAAAGATGGTCATATTACAGCAAAAGGTATTACCGTTACAGTAAAATAATATTAAAAAACAGACATGAAAAATCGAATGATTTTTCATGTCTGTTTTTTTATTTATCAAATTATAAAAACTATTCATTTTTTAACTCCTCTTTTCCCCTATTATTTCTCGATTTTTATTTTCTAAATTGCCTAAAAATTCAATGAAATCAACATTTTTTTGACTATTATAATTAATATTTAAATTAATTCAAAATGTACACAAAAATTTAACATTTGGCAAAAAAGCCGTCATATCAAAGATATTTCAATTTGCATTGTGGAAATAGCGCTTTCAAGCTATTATGTAGCCTTGTAAATATAGATTTTTCCTTTAAAATTAAGGTCTAGCCATTTATATAGGTATATAGAAAAGTGGGAGGTAAAAAACGTGTCAAAGTTAAAATCAATACTTCTCATGTCAACGTTAGGTATTTTACTTAGCGGTTGTTCAAATGTAGAAGTGTTAAACCCCAAAGGACCCATGGCAGAAGATCAACATTTCTTAATTATCTTTTCAATTATAATGATGGTTTTCATTGTCGCAGTGGTCTTAATTTTGTTTTTAATATTTATTGTTAAATATCGAAAAACAAAAAATGCAACATCTGGTACAATGCATCACAACTTTGTATTAGAAGCAATCTGGTTTATTATTCCTATTATTATCTTAGTATTGCTAGCAATACCAACAGTAAAATCTCTTTATTCTTATGAAGAAGCACCTAAATCCGATGAAGATCCAGTTGTTATTTATGCAACGAGTGCAGGATTTAAATGGTTCTTTAGTTATCCAGAAGAAAAAATTGAAACTGTTAACCACGTTACAATACCAGAAGGACGACCAGTAGTCTTCAAGTTACAATCTATGGATACTATGACAAGTTTTTGGATCCCTCAATTGGGTGGTCAAAAATACGCCATGACAAGTATGACAATGGATTGGTCATTACAAGCGAACAAAACAGGTACATTTAAAGGTAGAAACTCAAACTTTAATGGTGAAGGTTTCTCAAGACAAACATTTAATGTAAACTCTGTAAGTTCAAAAGATTATGACAAATGGGTATCAAAATCTCAAAAACGAGATACGATTGATCAAGATACATTCGATCATCAATTACTTCCAACAACAAAGAATCAGGAACTTACATATAGTGGTACACATTTAGCATATGTTGATCCAGCAGCAGATCCAGAATATATCTTCCATGCTTACAAACGTTTCCGCTATGAACCAAAAGATCCAAACTTCTATGATGAAAGTGAAGGCGTAACTGAAAAACCAGTATTACCAGCTCGAAAAGTTACAGTTACAAATCCTAACTATGATCGTCATGGTATGAAACCTATGATTCTTAAAAACGATCAAAAATATGATAGTGACTTCAAAAAAGATGAAGAACATCATATGGATGAAATGGAAAAAATTCAAGAAGATGCAAAATCTGACGATGAAAAGAAAGAAAAGCA encodes the following:
- the purE gene encoding 5-(carboxyamino)imidazole ribonucleotide mutase, coding for MKVAVIMGSSSDWNIMKEACDMLEHFKIQYEKKVVSAHRTPLEMVDFAKNATNQNIDIIIAGAGGAAHLPGMVASLTTVPVIGVPIESKSLKGLDSLLSIVQMPGGIPVATTAIGKAGAKNAGILAARMIGMTDKEVRNELVKYEQSLVGKVEDMQNDLL
- the folD gene encoding bifunctional methylenetetrahydrofolate dehydrogenase/methenyltetrahydrofolate cyclohydrolase FolD produces the protein MVAKILDGKEIAKDYRAGLQREVERLKEHNIVPKLSVILVGNDGASQSYVNSKKKAAEKIGMISEIVHMDETATEEEVLNELERLNNDDSVSGILVQVPLPKQVSEAKVLEAINPAKDVDGFNPINIGRLYTGERTFIPCTPLGIMEILKHADIDLKGKNVAVIGRSHIVGQPVSKLLTDKDATVTLLHSKSTNTEEVLKQSDVIVSAVGRVHLVTKDLVKPGAVIVDVGNTPGEDGKLKGDVDFEAVKEVAGAITPVPGGVGPLTITMVLNNTLLAEKWKNGIE
- a CDS encoding globin domain-containing protein, coding for MLSEQTKEIVKQTVPVLEQHGTEITKVFYKKMFEAHPELLNIFNKTNQKQGKQQTALAQTVLAAAKHIGHLEAIVPNVNQIAHKHRALQVKEEHYPIVGKYLLIAIKDVLGDAATDEIMQAWEEAYGEIASVFIQMEKAMYEKAAWDGFKSFKITNKVDQGANIKAFEVEPVEGINIPELIAGQYITVRINPENEENTALRHYSLYSVSQDGKLRFAVRKEGTGEKKGVVSHELHNNYSVGDTLEISAPSGDFKVESADDKELLLLSSGAGITPMLAMLEDESKKGRKVHFVHVNESEQAVPFEKEVSEINEANDNVKVTYHLKEKHGYLGKDNLENWINENTDIYICGGMSFMDSILEELSKLNIDQSEVHFEPFGPKMSITNV
- a CDS encoding Rrf2 family transcriptional regulator, yielding MKLTQYTDYSLRVLMYLAQQNKQSQIEEIAKFYGISKNHLTKVVHQLVKLDYIKSTRGRNGGITLNISAEDINIGKLVRKTEEHFELVECFNMKTNTCPIALNCGLKGVLNHALNEYLKTLDQYNLSDIIPKNTQKETLFTP
- a CDS encoding DUF5011 domain-containing protein is translated as MPLITVPTKDLVYQGDSFDPMKGVKALDKKDGDITKKVSVKGKIDTSKTGLQYISYHVKDSDGYYYTYKRGVYVNAAELAPKPELTGVKDITVNKGEKFDILKDVKAKDKSGKDLTSDIATSGEVNTNKPGKYKVGYAVADKDGHITAKGITVTVK
- the qoxA gene encoding cytochrome aa3 quinol oxidase subunit II is translated as MSKLKSILLMSTLGILLSGCSNVEVLNPKGPMAEDQHFLIIFSIIMMVFIVAVVLILFLIFIVKYRKTKNATSGTMHHNFVLEAIWFIIPIIILVLLAIPTVKSLYSYEEAPKSDEDPVVIYATSAGFKWFFSYPEEKIETVNHVTIPEGRPVVFKLQSMDTMTSFWIPQLGGQKYAMTSMTMDWSLQANKTGTFKGRNSNFNGEGFSRQTFNVNSVSSKDYDKWVSKSQKRDTIDQDTFDHQLLPTTKNQELTYSGTHLAYVDPAADPEYIFHAYKRFRYEPKDPNFYDESEGVTEKPVLPARKVTVTNPNYDRHGMKPMILKNDQKYDSDFKKDEEHHMDEMEKIQEDAKSDDEKKEKQSSQGNHGGDK